The following is a genomic window from Polaribacter atrinae.
GTGTCTAAATCGAGATGTAAAATATTTTTCTTCACGGTGTAAAATTAGGTACAAATTCATACATTTGTTGCTCAATATTGTAGCATTATGAGTAGTTTATCAAAAAACATCAAACATTTAAGAAGGTTAAAAGGGCTAACACAAGAGTTTTTGGCGGAAGAATTGTCGGTAACAAGATCAAGAATAAGCTCTTATGAAGAGAGTAGGTCGTCACCTAGCATAGAATTTTTGATAGATTTTTCTGATTACTTTAAGCTGCCAATAGATATTATTGTAAGAAATGATTTGACAAAAGCAAAAGATGTTTCTTTTATTGAAGTCGGAAACAAAAGAGTACTATTTCCGATAAGTGTTGATACTGAAAATGAAAATTTGATTGAGGTGGTTTCTGCAAAAACTTCTGCTGGTTATTTATTGGGTTATGATGATCCTGAATATATTGAACAATTGCAAAAAATAAAATTACCTTTTTTACCAACAGGAAAACACAGAGCTTTT
Proteins encoded in this region:
- a CDS encoding XRE family transcriptional regulator; translated protein: MSSLSKNIKHLRRLKGLTQEFLAEELSVTRSRISSYEESRSSPSIEFLIDFSDYFKLPIDIIVRNDLTKAKDVSFIEVGNKRVLFPISVDTENENLIEVVSAKTSAGYLLGYDDPEYIEQLQKIKLPFLPTGKHRAFPIKGDSMLPMKDGSYVVAEFVENITDVKNGTSYIIVTKNDGMTYKRVYDQIEEKGSLLLKPDNREYQSYEVPLEEVLELWKFTCSINTQEYEEHELKLSSIMQMFNGLGVELEALKKSLV